One segment of Manihot esculenta cultivar AM560-2 chromosome 4, M.esculenta_v8, whole genome shotgun sequence DNA contains the following:
- the LOC110612951 gene encoding dolichol-phosphate mannose synthase subunit 2 — protein MELADRAVGFLLSFISLSIFTYYTFWVIILPFVDSDHFIHQYFLPQEYAILIPVFAGVTLLFFLCIFVGMVMFKSNKKKP, from the exons ATGGAATTAGCTGACAGGGCAGTTGGATTCTTGTTATCCTTTATCAGTTTATCTATCTTCACTTATTATACATTCTGGGTCATTATCCTG CCATTCGTAGACAGTGATCACTTCATCCACCAGTATTTCCTGCCACAAGAATATGCCATATTGATACCTGTATTTGCTGGTGTTACACTTCTCTTCTTTTTATGCATTTTTGTAGGAATGGTAATGTTTAAATCCAACAAGAAGAAACCATAA